The sequence below is a genomic window from Piliocolobus tephrosceles isolate RC106 chromosome 8, ASM277652v3, whole genome shotgun sequence.
CCACAGCCCTCTGCGGAGCCTGAGCCCGGCTCCCCCCACTCACCTCAACCCCCAGGCAGCCCCTCCACGGGGCCCCTCTCCTGCCTGGACGGCTCTGCTGGTCTCCCCATCCCCTGGAGGAGAGCAAGGCCATGGGCCGGCCCCTGCTGCTGCCCCTGCTGCCCCTGCTGCTGCCGCCAGCATTTCTGCAGCCTGGTGAGTGCCCAGGACCGCCCAGATGTGGGCTCTGCCCAAACCACAGGAGGGGCCAACCCGAGACAAAGGTGGGACATCTTGGGGAGGGCCCAGGCTCCCACTACCAGGAAACAAGGGCGGGTGCCACAGGGGCAGGTGCCCCCATCCTCTCTCTCCCATGCCTGAAGAGTGGGAGACCCAGGCCAGAAGTCAGTCCGGCCACCTGTCACACGACTGCCTGTGGATGAAGGTGCGGGAGGGTCTAGGGTCACCCTCTTTGTGTCTGGCAGTGGCTTCAAGGTCTCTCCCAcactctctccctcccacctgtAGGTGGCTCCGCGGGATCCGGTCCAAGCGGCCCTATGGGGGTCACTCAACCAAAACACCTCTCAGCCCCTATGGGTGGCTCCGTGGAAATTCCCTTCTCCTTCTATCACCCCTGGGAGTTAGCCACAGCTCCCAACATGCAAATATCTTGGAGACGGGGCCACTTCCACGGGCAGTTCTTCTACAGAACAAGGCCAGCTTTCATTCACAAGGATTACTCGAACCGGCTCTTTCTGAACTGGACAGAGGGTCAGGACCACGGGCTCCTCAGGATCTCGAACCTGCGGAAGGAGGACCAGTCTGTGTATTTCTGCCGAGTCCAGCTGGACACACGGAGATCAGGGAGGCAGCAGTGGCAGTCCATCAACGGGACCAAACTCACCATAACCCAGGGTAAGTCCAGCTGCCCTGGCACGTGCCCTGCCCACTGCAGTCAGGGTTTTTGGTGACTGGTGATGTCTTCACATTTAAACCCAGTTGTCTGGATTGAGAGCTGTTAGCATTTCACCTTGCTACCCCTTCCCTGTGTGGGCTTCTGAGAGCGGCTTGCTCGTCCTGAATGTCCCCCAATCTAGAAAGCAGCACACCATGCCTTGCACCCTGATGGCCTGTACCCCCAGAAGAGGGTCTGCTCATTCCTCATCTCTCCCCAGCTGTCATGACCACCACCACCTGGAGGGCCAGCAGCCCGACCACCACCTGGTGGCCCAACAGTGCAACCACCACAGCTGGACTCAGGGTCACAGAAGGCAAAGGGCACGCAGAATCATGGCACCTAAGTCTGGACACTGCTGTCAGTGTGGCATTGGCTGCTGCTGTGCTCAAAACTGTCGCTTTGGGACTGCTGTGCCTCCTCAGgtggagaagaaggaaaggtaAGTGCCCAGGACATGCTGTCTCCTCAAGCCTCCAAGCTGGGGTTTCTCAGAGCCCACCTGCAGCTAAGGGATTTCAGAAATATGCAGACCCTGCTGGCTCCCCTCAAGCCCACTGAGGCCAACTCCGTGGCCTGTGCTGGGGTATCTGCATCTCGGGGGCTCCTGCAAGTGAGGTGGTGCAGGGTCATGTGTGAGAACccccagcctgggtgcagtggctcacacctgtaatcccagcactttgggaggccaagggcgggtggatcatgaggtcaagagattgagaccatcttgccCAACATGGtaacaaccccatctctactaaaaatacaaaaattagctgggcatggtggcgcacgcttgtaggaccagctactcaggaggctgaggcaggagaatcgctcgaaccctagaggcagaggttgcagtgagtcaagatcgcatcactgcactccagcctggtgacagaacaagactccatctcaaaaaaaaaaaagaaagaaaagagagcccCCAGTCCTCTCTACACAGCTGGATCCCCCCAGCTACTTCTCTCTCAAGTCATCAATCATCCACCCTCCCCTGAAGGttcctggggaggggagggtctGCCCTGGGAaaaggacagagagaggagaagggaccAGAATTGGGCTGAGCTCAGCAGGCACTGGCTGACTGCCCACCTGCCACGGCCTGGCTTGAAACTGGAGAAGCAAAGTCGATAAAGCATAGGCTCTGTTCTCAGGGAACTGGGGGTGTGGAGTTGTCAGTTGCCTCAAGGACTAATTGCTTCATTGAGAAAGAGCTATGGTATCACTAAACAAgggtaggaggagagagaggtaATCAGGGAggacttcccagaggaggtgacatctgcagatgtctcaaagaagaaaagaattagcTTGGCAAGAGGTGAGGGTGGTGTAGAGGTCACTCACTTTCCTTGCGGGTGGAGGAAACCATTCCAGGAGCTGTAGGAAGCTTGATGCtggtggtggaggcaggagaggagaggggacgACCTTGGAAATCACATCCAATAGCCTCTGATCCCAGAGGCAGCGTGAGGCAGCAAAGGGCGACCTCAGCTCCCCATGGGAGACCTCAGTCTGTGGAGCAGCGGGCAGAGGTGGGCCAGGCTGGGTCAGTGCAGTGCAGGGGTGAGGCGGAGAGAGGGAAAGGGCCAGATCCtagaaaatattaagtaataaaaaCCAATGAGATTGATTGATTGCTGTAGGGGCGAGGGAGCAGGAAGAAGCATCCGTTTCCACTTGGGTGCATGGGGCTGTGATGAAACCATCAAGTACAGTAGACAATAGAGGAGGAGACTATGTTTGGAGGGGAACGATGCCTCGTTTAGTTtggaatcttttttgtttttgtttttgtttttgttttttttggtcttgttttgttttgtttttttgtttgttttttgagatggagttttgttctgttgcccagactggagtgctcagcttactgcaagctccgcctcctgggttcacgccattctcctgcctcagcctcctgagtagctgggactacaggcgcctgccaccacgcctggctacttttttgtaattttagtagagacggggtttcactgtgttagccaggatggtctcgatctcctgacctcgtgatccgcccaactcagcctcccaaagtgctgggattacaggcttgagccacctcacccagccagttTGGAATCTGTTATACTGGAGATCCATGTGTGGCATCTCAGCAGAGTTGTCCTTTGGAAACTTGGATGTACACATTCCCAGTTCAAAAGAGAGGACAAGGCTCCAGGCATCAATGAGTTCTACCTCAATATCCTCCAAACCTGACAGTAAGTTACCATCAAGAAAgtcttcaggccaggcacagtggctgacgcctgtgatcccagcactttggaggccgaggcgggtggatcacctgaagtcaggcgttcaagaccagcctggccaaaatggtgaaaccccgtctcaattaaaaacacaaaaaattagctgggcatggtggcggacacctgtagtcccagctactcaggaagctgaggcaggagaattgcttgaacctgggaggcggaggctgcagtaagccgagatggtgaCACTGctctccagtcagggtgacaaagcgagattccatctataaaaagaaaaaaaagtcttcagtGAAAGGAGATTCGCCCTACCAGCTAGGAAAGCACAGAGGGGAGGAGCTTGGGGTCGGGGCTGCCTGCAGCCAGATTCTGGCCTCATACCCTCGCCAGGGAACAGGCTCGCAGGTACAAAGGCTGtgtgcctcaacttcctcatGGAAGCACGTGAGATTATTTTATAACCATAGAGTGGAGACGGTCTCAGTATGACCAAACCCAGGAGCCATGTATTAAAATGTTGACAAATTTAactatataaaaaatgttttgccgggtgcagtggctcacacctgtgattccagcagaaaatcaggagatcaggagatcacAGAAGGTCCAGGAGCTAGTGAGAGAGCAGGAATGGAGAGCAGAGGGGCCGGCAGGAAGcttggagaatctgcaaaataGTAGATTACAAAGGAACAAGAGTCAATGAGGTTCAACAAGAGGTAGGGCGGGATAATGACCAAAGACAGAGGGAACACTTCCAGGTTCGTTCTGTGAGGTCAGCAACACCATGACCTGAGAGCCAGATAAAGACCCTGCaagaaaaacaacacacaaaataCAGATGAAAAGGCCGGTGAATATTGATGgaaaaatcttcagcaaaattCTAGCAAACCAGCTTTGACAGCACGTTAAAAGGATTGTATACCATGACCAAGTTGGAGTTAGTCCTGGAATGCAGGTATCACCCAAGACAGGAAAAGTAATCAATGTAATGCACCCCATtaacagaaagaaggacaaaacccatatgatcatctcaactgcTGCAGAAAAAACATCGGACAAGATTGAataccctttccttttttttttttttgagttggaacctcactctgctgcccagcctggagtgcagcagtgccatctcggctcactgcaacttctgcctcccaggttcaagcgattcttccgccttagccttctgaggagatgggattataggcgtgcaccactatgcccggctaattttttatttttggaagaaacGTGGTTTTactatattagccaggctggtctcgaactcctgacctcaactgatcagcccgccttggcctcccaaagtgctgggattacaggctgagccacggtgcccagcttgAACACCCTTTCCTGGTAAAACACTCCACaaagcaggaagagaaggaatgtactgcaacataataaaggccagtCATGCAAGGCCCACGGCTGAAAGTCTTTCAGTCATTTTAGGTGAAAGACTGAAATATTTGCCtccaagatcaggaacaagagaaggatgccctATCTCACTACTTCTGTTCAACACAGGATTTGaagtcaggccaggcacagtggctcacacctgtaatctcaacacttttgaaagttgaagtgggtggattacttgaggctacgagtttgagaccaccctggccaacatggcaaaaccccatctctacttaaaaaaaaaaaaagatttgaagtcctagccagagcaattaagcaaagaataaaaaggcatctaatttgaaaaagaacaagcaaaatgatctgtttgcaggtgactgatttgtttttctaagaccaccagagtgggcacaaaagaaccagcgagtaggcaaggctaaaagcaaaactgcaaatttattctttggtcatctagcttcagggaccggagctggggggggcggaggtggagtttctaatacagtcccgacaagagtgggggctgagaaagcccgcccccggcgcatctgctgggagcgacttttctaggagtggaagggcaataggcggggcacgggcatgtcgggggagggggggccgctccgcaggttccaccaggtaaatcttggtctcctcggattgacatcacctggtgcatgcctgattaatctgcaccttcccgggcgtcagctgcattctcgcacacatgggaagagttggtggtgaagaagaacccggaagtgcaccatcctgcctccgttcgtccaaacagtgaCAAGATCtcatatgtagaaaatcctaagtaTTGCACAAAAATACCTGTTGAAcgaatgaattcagcaaagttccAGGAAACCAATTTAACATACAAGCAAAAAGGTACTGCATTTCTGTGCACTAACcataaacaatctgaaaagaaaattaagaaaacaattccatttacaataatgtcaaaaaataaagtaagatcTTTGGAATAAACCGAACCAGGGAaatgaaagacttgtacactgaaactgcaaaacatttctgaacaaatgaaaagaagacacaaataagtgGATGACATTCTTGTTCGTGgaatggaagaattaatattgtcaaGGTGTCCATGCCACCAACAACAATCTCCAGATCCAATGCAAATCCTATGAAAACcccaatggctttttttttttttttttttttttttttttttttgctcaaacAGAAAATTCATCCAGAAATTCAAATGGAATCTGAAAGCACTACCACAAACCAAAATAATCTTTAGAAAGGTGAACACAGTTAGAGCTCTGACACGCATTCCCTGAtttcagaatatattaaaaactatggTAATCAAAATAATGTGGTACtgaaataaagacataaataggctgggtgcagtggctcacgcctgtcatcccagcactttgggaggccgagctgggcgaatcacctgagattgggagtttgagatcagcctgaccaatgtggagaagccccatctctaccaaaaataaaaaattatctgggtgcggtgtctcatgcctgtaatcccagctactcgggagactgaggcaggagaatcacttgaacctgggaggcagaggttgcagtgagccgagatcacgccattgcattccagcctgggcaacaagagtgaaactccaccaaaaaaaaaaaaaaaaaaaaaaaagatgtaaatagaccagtggaatagaatacAGAGGAGCCCACAAATAAACCCTCACATAGACAGTCAAATGATCCTCCACAAGAGTGCCAAGATGGCCACTCAGCGAAGAATAGTTTCTTCAGCAAATGGTGTTGAGAAAGCTGGATACCCTCATGCAAAACATAGTGGTGCATCTCTAccttataccacatacaaaaaattaactgaaagtgGATTAAAGACCTCAATGTAAGACCCAGAACTGCCCAATgtctagaagaaaatacaggagaggctgggcgcggtggctcacgcctgtaatcccagcactttgggaggccgaggcgggtggatcacaaggtcaggagatcgagaccacggtgaaaccccgtctctactaaaaatacaaaaaattagccgggcgcagtggcgggcgcctgtagtcccagctactcaggaggctaaggcaggagaatggcgtgaacccaggaggcggagcttgcagtgagccgagattgcgccactgcactccagccagggggcagagcgagactccgtctcaaaaaaaaaaaaaaaaaagaaaatacaggagaaaacaTAGGGTAATGAGACAAGATGGTGGGTCCTTGCACCATTACCCCCAGACCCACGGTTTGTATTCCACAGGGGAAGGATGGTTAGTATTCCATAGTTGAAGTATGATCATATCAAGGTTGTTTGATTCCAGGGCAGGATTTATGATATGTACCTGCTCTTACACAAGGAATGATAGATCAACTGGAAATCTTAGAGGCCTTTCCAAAACTGGAGTTAATCAGAAGCTGCCATGGCAGATTAGCCTCCAAGATGGAGTTGCCTTAGCCTCCGCaatattaaaagtagaactaccatatgatccaacaatctcaCTTCTGGGCATATATTCAACAAATTGAAAGCAGGGTCAGGAAGAGGGGTTTGCATACCGATGTTTGTAGTAGCATTACTCAAAATACCCCAAATGTAGAATCAACTGAAATGTCCATCAGACAAAATAtgatgtctgtagtcccagctactcgggaagctgaggttgggagaatgacctgagcccaggaggttgagggtgtagtgagctatgattgtgtcactgcactccatcctgggtgacagagtaagagcctgtctattaaaaaaaaaaaaaaaaagtactgaaaaaagaatattattaaaccttttttatttagttatttactttgagacaaagtcctgctttgtcacccaggctggagtgcagcagtgcaatcttaGTTCAGTGCAATCTCAGtacactgcaacatccacctcccaggttcaagcaattctcttggctcagcctcccgagtaactgggatcacaggtgtgtgccaccacgcccagctacttcttgcatttttagtagagacggggtttcaccatgttggccaggctggtctcgaactcctgaccttaggggatccacccacctcgcctcccaaagtgctaggattataggtgtgagccactgtgcctggcctcaacctttaaagggaaggaaattcttaCACATGCTCTAGTATAAATAAGCCTTGAAGACATTCTGCTAAGCGAAATAAGCtagttaaaaaaagataaataatgtctgattccatttatatgagtaTCTAGAGTAGCCAGATTCCTAGAAACAGGAAGCAGAAAGGTGGTTGTCAGGGGCATGGAGGAGATGGGAATGGAGAGTTAACATTTGAAGAacatagagtttcagttttactggcccagtgtggtggctcacgcctgtgaggGACATgccttggaaggccgaggtgggtggatcacttgaggtctggagttcaagtccagcctggccaacatggcgaaaccctgtctctactaaaaatacaaaaaattagctgggtatagtgcgggcacctgtaatcccatctactcaggagcctgaggcaggagaatcactggaacccaggagatggaggttgcagtgagctgagatcacgtcactgcatagcagcctgggtgacagagcaagactccgtctcaaaaaaaaaaaaaaaaaggaaaagaggactTTTGAGTTGCAGTTTCGCAAggtgaaaatgttctggagatctGTCTCACAACCACGTGAATACACTTAACACTGCCAAACCGTACACTAAGCAATGGTTAGGATGGTAAAttataggtgttttttttttttgagacagtctcactttgtcacccaggctggagtgcagtggcgcaatcttggctcactacaacctccacctcccggggtcaagcaattctcctacctcagcctcctgactagctgggactacaggcacacatcaccacacccggctaatttttgtaattttagtggagataggttttcaccatattgtccaggctgatctcaaactcctggcctcaggtgatctgtccaccttggcctcccaatccTGGGATTATCACCaccgtgagccacagcacccggcctagGTGTTACGCTGGAAAGAGTAAAAGTTGCAACATGAAAATGATACTAGCAGTTAATATTTCAGAGTTCCCAGTcccaacattaaaaaacaaaaaaccggtAGAAGTGGAAGGGAAGGCCCCCGGAGTGAGGGGTGCCGTGAGGCCTGGGTTGAGAGGGTGTCTCTGTGGACGCTGAACCCTCCCGAGAGGAGGCTGGATGGTGGAGGGGATGTCTGTGGACCAGGGGCCCAGTGCTTGGGAAGTGCTGCAAGGATGCCAGGGGGACAAgaggggcagggcacagtggaaTAGGCAGCAGAAGATTCAGGGTGAGACCAGACAGAGGGGAGGGGGTCCTAGTGGTGGCAACAGAACTTGAACAGCTGCAAACATGAGTCCCAAGCATGAGGCTCCCAAAGCTGGAGGGCAGACCCAGCTGCCACCCAGAAGGAAACCACAGGCACAGTCTCCCTGAGGACTTGGAGGGAGAGGTTGGGGTGCATATgtcaagggaagggaagggagggaagagagaggtggGTGAGGGCTCAGCGGTGGAGGGAGCCAGGTTGGGAGTGAGTGGAGAGCTCAAGAGTGAAGGAAGCCAACAGAGGGTATCAAGGTTGGGGGGTGCTGGTTTCAGGAGATGATGTGGTGGACAACAGGGAGGACAGGTTGGGGGGTTGCCTCAGGGTGCCGGCTGAGTCCCAGGCCCTTCCTGATGGGTTTGCATGGAGCTGCTCTGCTGCTCTGGTCCCTCTAAGAAGGGCCTCAGCCTAGGGCGCAGCAGAGAAGGTGGGATGGAGACTGCCACCACCCAGATGCCACCCTGACTCACTGTTGGTCCCCCTACAGGTCAGCAGCAGACTAAAGCCACAACCCCAGCCAGGTGAGTGCTGGGCCTCCCTAAGGGGATGGGGGGTGCAGGTGCGGGCAGGGGGCTGGTTTGGAAGTCAGGGAGTGTGCTGCTAAGAACCCCACAAGCCCAGCCTGTCACAAATTCTCCTGAGTTTTTGCCACCACCCACTTAAATCTGATCTCTGAAGCAATTGCCTCGCTTGCCTCACTGTAATAATCCTGGCCCTGCATCTAAAAACACTTCCCCTCCTGCAGATAGCAGGGCGCCAAGCAGTGACTCCCGACCAACAGGGTGCGGGGAGAAGGGATGTGTATTAGCCCCAGAGGACGTGCTGTGAGACCCGCTTGTGAGTACTCTACACTGGTTCCCCATTGGCAAGATACATGGAGAGCATCCTGAGGACCTAAAAAAGGCAGAGCCGCAAGGcagaaggagcctgggtccctgaatcaCCAACTGGAGGAGAAATACCTACAACAGCCTTCATCCAGGAGCATCTACTCTGCAGTGACACAGGAATTGAGGTCTGAACTCCACTGAATTAAACCACTGGCATTCGGGGGCTGTTCATTATAGCAGTGCTGAGAGTTCCTTTATCTTCCCCAAGGTTGGAAAATTACAATTTATTTTGCTTACCGTATACCCCTTTTCTCCTCGTCCACATTTTCCAATCTGGAAGACACGGTGGCTGTCTTCTCCTATGGCAGGGGTTTTGGGGAATAAACAGTGTGAAACGCTGCTGACACTTCCCTGTGCATCTCCCACATGGCTGCCAAGTGCCCCTTCCTGCTCTGCAGTACCTGCGTCCAGTCGTGGTGCAGGGAGTATCCCCTCTAGTAACAGATGACGCTCACAGATTTAAGGCAGTTGGAAGCAAGTTTAAGAAgcgaaatcttttttttttttgagacagagccttactctgtcattacccaggctggagtgcagtggcgcaatctcagctcactgcaacttctgcctcctgggttcaagccattctcgtgcctcagcttcccaagtagttgggattacaggcatgcacccccacactcagctaatgtttgtattttttagtggtactggggttttgccaagttgtctaggctggtctcaaactcctgggctcaagcaatcctccagcctcagtttcccaaatagctgcaattacaggcgcgagccaccgtgcctggctgaaagGTAATCGTTAAGGAGTGGGCAGGGGCAGGAACACTGTCAGAGATGGTGTGGTGGCCAAGGCTAGTACAGCAAATTGGCTGCTTCCTGTGATTGCACGGGTTGGGGGCTCAGTTCCACAAGGCTGCCCCCGCATCAGATGCCAATCAAAAGCTCACGTGGTGCCTGTGCTTCTGGCACAGGGCTATAAAAATTGAAGTTCCCATGATCCCCTCCTTGGGTTCAGTTAATTTTCTAGAATGGCACCTAGAACTCAGGGAAACCCTTTACTCACATGTGCCCCCTTATAAAGGATATTATAGGGCCTGGCgccagggctcatgcctgtaatctctgcacttcgagaggctgagcggggaggtttacttgagcacaggagtttgagaccaacctgggcaacatagcgagaccttgtctcaaaataaaaacataggatattacaaaggatagtGATGAACAGCCAGATACAAGAAATACACAGAGAGAGGCCTGGGGGAAGGCATGCAGAGCTTCCATGTCTTCCCCAGGTACTGCACCCTCTAGGAAGTTCCATGAGTTCAGTTATCCAGAAGCCCTCTGCAtcccttttgggtttttatgggcttcatTATAAAGGCatgaatgggccagg
It includes:
- the LOC111534500 gene encoding paired immunoglobulin-like type 2 receptor beta — its product is MGRPLLLPLLPLLLPPAFLQPGGSAGSGPSGPMGVTQPKHLSAPMGGSVEIPFSFYHPWELATAPNMQISWRRGHFHGQFFYRTRPAFIHKDYSNRLFLNWTEGQDHGLLRISNLRKEDQSVYFCRVQLDTRRSGRQQWQSINGTKLTITQAVMTTTTWRASSPTTTWWPNSATTTAGLRVTEGKGHAESWHLSLDTAVSVALAAAVLKTVALGLLCLLRWRRRKGQQQTKATTPAR